From one Bacillus sp. Marseille-P3661 genomic stretch:
- a CDS encoding ABC transporter ATP-binding protein, which yields MNVVEVRNLSFAYSRAKAPIIKDFDFSMKQGEIVGILGPSGSGKSTLLRLIAGLELPSKGTIILSEKTVVDEKTFIQPENRGVGMVFQDYALFPHMTVKDNILFALHRFKRGERLAQLKEVLDLVHMSGYENRYPHELSGGQQQRIALARALAPKPIVLLMDEPFSNLDANLKAAIRSELQDILKKANISCLMVTHDQLDVEAICERSITM from the coding sequence ATGAATGTTGTTGAAGTTCGTAATCTTTCATTTGCTTATTCTCGTGCGAAGGCGCCTATCATCAAAGATTTTGACTTTTCAATGAAACAAGGTGAAATTGTAGGAATCCTAGGTCCAAGTGGAAGTGGGAAAAGTACACTATTACGGTTAATTGCTGGCTTGGAGTTACCTAGCAAAGGGACAATTATCCTTTCGGAGAAAACCGTTGTCGATGAAAAAACCTTTATTCAGCCAGAGAATAGAGGCGTTGGCATGGTCTTTCAAGATTATGCCCTCTTTCCTCATATGACTGTAAAAGACAATATCCTGTTTGCTCTGCACCGGTTTAAACGTGGCGAACGACTGGCACAGTTAAAGGAAGTACTCGATCTCGTTCATATGTCTGGTTATGAAAATAGATATCCTCATGAACTGAGCGGTGGGCAACAACAAAGAATAGCACTTGCACGTGCACTTGCACCAAAACCAATTGTTCTGTTAATGGACGAGCCTTTTAGCAATTTAGATGCAAATTTAAAGGCCGCAATTCGTAGCGAATTGCAAGATATCTTGAAAAAGGCTAACATCTCCTGTTTAATGGTGACACATGATCAACTAGATGTCGAAGCCATTTGTGAGCGAAGTATTACGATGTAG
- a CDS encoding bifunctional diguanylate cyclase/phosphodiesterase gives MNGLTSNIRYLYRENAFIINISIVLLVIATFFRQQLYGIFGEENYLGIHLVIEFFIISIAFVIAIQSWRTFPFILSSSRLWIGALFFSVGLLEIAHALTYKGMPFFISESSSYKATWLFLIGRLTQVIAMLAIVSSKDRIIKEQQRWIIYPLAFVYSFSWIIAIYLPTPLLPELVQEGVGTTFLKNVLQYGGMLFEFMIIYAVLFKLKSKEIVNLMLVIASIYLILADYFFTTYESVFDFKNFLGHLFQLAGFYFMQRAVYYYSVEQPFLLQKESEQQLRQHERFLETITSHMGEGLIVIDASGKLTYMNLEAERILQWSQEELLGKNVQDYIHWRDDRKLPYVECPTRKVYRSSDDYFIRRNGVKFPVSYVVSPFNEQDESELTGSIIVFRDISRMKQDQDRIQYMAFHDELTKLPNIRLLKNKLTAMIVQNPKQKAAIFVLDVDRFKNINQALGYSFGDSILQAVAERLKEQLPQNIILYRLTGDEFALILEDFKQVETTVGQVQKSLSEPLQAQHLLLNVTMTIGIAIYPEHGVEVEDLLQHANMALMEAQQLNKTFQIYEPSMDGKAYDRLVFENDLYQALAKNELHVVYQPQVDIQTGEILGLEALLRWHHPKYGWVSPAKFIPIAEDTGAIIPIGEWVLRTACKQLKQWHEQGFPTLMVAVNLSIRQFYQQNLVGTVRQILKETNLSPEFLEIEITESMMMDVEHTMKTLQSLKTLGIQISIDDFGTGYSSLSYLKHLPVDRLKIDQSFVRDLLNNNEDTTIVSTIISMARHLNLEVIAEGVESIQQKEILQSQHCHQVQGYLYSPPLAPEKLTEQFADLQSQIRESVTETV, from the coding sequence TTGAATGGGTTAACATCTAATATCCGTTATCTATATAGGGAAAATGCCTTTATTATTAATATATCAATAGTTTTATTGGTTATAGCCACATTTTTCCGCCAGCAGCTATATGGAATTTTTGGCGAGGAAAATTATCTGGGCATTCATTTAGTTATTGAATTTTTTATTATTTCTATAGCGTTTGTAATCGCAATTCAGTCATGGAGAACATTTCCTTTTATATTATCGAGCTCAAGATTGTGGATTGGCGCATTATTTTTCTCGGTTGGTTTACTAGAGATTGCACATGCCCTTACGTATAAAGGCATGCCGTTCTTTATTTCAGAAAGCTCATCCTATAAGGCTACTTGGCTTTTCTTAATTGGACGGTTGACTCAGGTAATTGCTATGTTGGCAATTGTATCCTCAAAAGATCGAATAATTAAAGAACAACAAAGATGGATCATTTACCCCCTCGCTTTTGTCTACTCTTTTAGTTGGATTATTGCAATATACTTGCCAACACCTTTGCTACCAGAACTTGTGCAGGAAGGCGTTGGTACAACATTCTTAAAAAACGTACTGCAGTATGGCGGAATGCTATTTGAGTTTATGATCATTTATGCTGTACTGTTTAAGCTTAAATCTAAGGAAATTGTAAATTTAATGTTAGTTATTGCATCGATTTACTTGATACTAGCAGATTACTTTTTTACTACGTATGAAAGCGTATTTGACTTTAAAAATTTTCTTGGGCATTTGTTTCAATTAGCAGGTTTCTACTTTATGCAACGTGCGGTTTACTATTATTCTGTAGAACAACCCTTTTTATTACAAAAGGAATCTGAACAACAGTTACGGCAGCATGAAAGATTTCTTGAAACAATTACATCGCATATGGGGGAAGGGCTCATTGTTATCGATGCGTCTGGAAAGTTAACGTATATGAATCTTGAAGCAGAGCGTATTTTACAGTGGTCACAAGAAGAATTGTTAGGGAAAAATGTCCAAGACTATATTCATTGGAGAGATGATAGAAAACTACCTTATGTGGAATGCCCTACAAGAAAGGTATATCGGAGTAGTGATGATTATTTTATTCGAAGAAATGGTGTGAAGTTTCCGGTTTCATATGTTGTTAGTCCTTTTAATGAACAGGATGAATCTGAGTTAACGGGTTCAATTATCGTTTTTAGAGATATTTCTAGAATGAAACAAGATCAGGATAGAATTCAATATATGGCATTTCATGATGAATTAACGAAATTGCCGAATATCCGCTTGCTTAAAAATAAATTAACCGCAATGATTGTACAAAATCCGAAACAAAAGGCAGCCATTTTTGTGCTAGATGTCGATCGATTTAAAAATATTAATCAAGCACTTGGATATAGTTTTGGAGATTCAATTCTTCAAGCTGTTGCAGAGCGTTTAAAGGAACAGCTGCCTCAAAATATTATTTTGTATAGATTAACCGGTGATGAATTTGCACTTATTTTAGAAGATTTCAAGCAGGTGGAAACAACTGTGGGCCAAGTTCAAAAATCTTTGAGTGAGCCTTTGCAAGCCCAACATTTATTATTAAATGTTACGATGACAATTGGTATCGCTATTTATCCAGAACATGGTGTGGAGGTTGAGGATCTCCTTCAGCATGCTAATATGGCACTTATGGAAGCTCAACAATTAAATAAAACTTTTCAAATATATGAACCTTCTATGGATGGAAAAGCATATGATCGCTTAGTTTTCGAAAATGATTTATACCAAGCTCTCGCTAAAAATGAACTTCATGTCGTATATCAGCCGCAGGTTGACATTCAAACAGGTGAGATTCTAGGGTTAGAGGCGTTATTGCGCTGGCATCACCCGAAATACGGTTGGGTATCTCCGGCAAAGTTTATACCGATAGCGGAAGATACGGGAGCGATTATTCCAATCGGTGAGTGGGTGTTACGAACTGCATGCAAACAATTAAAGCAATGGCATGAACAAGGTTTTCCAACGCTAATGGTGGCTGTTAATCTATCGATACGCCAATTTTACCAACAAAATCTAGTAGGGACAGTCCGGCAAATATTAAAGGAAACAAACCTATCGCCTGAGTTTCTTGAAATTGAAATTACTGAAAGCATGATGATGGATGTAGAACATACAATGAAAACATTGCAATCTCTAAAGACACTAGGCATCCAGATTTCGATTGATGATTTTGGAACGGGCTATTCCTCATTATCGTATTTAAAGCATCTTCCTGTAGACAGACTAAAGATTGATCAGTCCTTTGTTCGTGATCTTCTCAATAACAATGAAGATACAACGATTGTTTCGACGATCATTTCAATGGCCCGTCATCTTAACCTTGAGGTAATTGCTGAAGGAGTAGAATCTATACAACAAAAAGAAATTTTGCAAAGCCAACATTGCCATCAAGTTCAGGGGTATTTGTATAGTCCACCGCTTGCACCGGAAAAGCTTACAGAACAATTTGCAGATCTTCAATCTCAAATAAGAGAAAGTGTTACCGAAACAGTTTAG
- a CDS encoding ABC transporter permease produces the protein MNIQSIMRYIKKEYNAWWLISILAAVIILLPILFVFFSLFQEPNENWLHIKKYLLSEYISNTVLLVVITGLLTAFLGVTLAWLVSAYEFRFKRFFNWALILPLAIPPYIAAYTYNTMLSYTGVVQKTLRNEFNYQIDAQLISLSSLEGAIFVFTLFLYPYVYIITKAFLESQSSAFFENARLLGRKPLAIFYKIILPLSRPAIVGGVVLVIYEVLSDYGVTSYFGIYTVSTAVFHTWFGLYDVDSAMRLAAWLMVVIVGMFFLERILRQRKSYQLNNRSRPIIPMKLKGFSAFAAPTYCSIVLLLGFLIPTIQLIAWAKLTFLKVWNDSFIQLMFQTLYVAVLSTLIIIVISGIVANVCRSRSTFSFILAKLVTTGYSIPGAIIAIGVLAMFIYFDQWLAPLYALMGLGESPLILSLSLVMLIVGYAIRFMATGYNAVEVGFEKIGNKYNEASKMLGHSLTKSFFKVDLPLIKGAFISGFILTFVEICKELPLVLLLRPFNFETLSTKAYQYANDEQIYEAAIPSLMIIMISMLSVIVFQFIGKKVKK, from the coding sequence ATGAATATTCAATCAATAATGCGCTATATAAAAAAAGAGTATAACGCATGGTGGTTGATTAGTATTTTGGCGGCAGTAATTATACTGCTGCCTATCTTGTTTGTATTTTTCTCCCTATTCCAAGAGCCAAATGAAAACTGGTTGCACATAAAAAAATATTTATTATCAGAATATATATCGAATACTGTTTTATTAGTTGTAATTACAGGTTTACTAACAGCATTTTTAGGCGTAACACTCGCTTGGTTAGTTTCAGCATATGAATTTCGTTTTAAACGATTTTTCAATTGGGCTCTTATTTTACCGTTAGCGATTCCTCCTTATATAGCAGCTTACACATATAATACGATGTTGAGCTATACTGGAGTCGTCCAAAAAACGCTGCGCAATGAATTTAATTACCAAATTGATGCTCAATTGATTTCTCTTTCATCATTAGAAGGAGCTATTTTTGTTTTCACCTTGTTTCTTTATCCTTATGTTTATATTATTACGAAAGCATTCCTAGAAAGCCAAAGCTCTGCATTTTTTGAAAATGCGCGACTACTTGGCAGGAAACCATTAGCAATTTTTTATAAAATTATTCTCCCCCTTTCAAGACCAGCGATTGTTGGTGGTGTTGTTTTAGTTATTTATGAAGTTCTTAGTGACTATGGTGTAACAAGCTATTTTGGAATTTATACTGTTTCAACAGCAGTATTCCACACCTGGTTTGGCCTGTACGATGTAGATTCGGCCATGAGACTCGCTGCTTGGTTAATGGTGGTTATAGTTGGTATGTTTTTCTTAGAAAGAATACTAAGACAACGAAAAAGCTATCAATTAAACAATAGGTCTAGGCCTATTATCCCGATGAAACTAAAAGGGTTTTCAGCTTTTGCAGCCCCCACCTACTGTTCTATCGTACTTTTACTAGGATTTCTTATTCCAACGATTCAACTTATTGCATGGGCTAAATTAACGTTTCTAAAAGTATGGAATGATTCGTTTATACAATTAATGTTTCAAACGCTTTATGTTGCAGTGTTATCTACCTTAATTATAATCGTAATTTCAGGTATAGTAGCAAATGTTTGCAGATCAAGATCGACATTTTCGTTTATCTTAGCGAAGTTGGTAACAACCGGTTATTCAATACCTGGTGCGATTATTGCAATTGGTGTACTTGCGATGTTTATCTATTTTGATCAATGGTTAGCCCCTTTATATGCTTTAATGGGTTTAGGAGAATCGCCATTAATCCTCAGCTTATCACTTGTAATGCTTATTGTCGGGTATGCAATCCGGTTTATGGCAACGGGCTATAATGCCGTTGAAGTAGGGTTTGAAAAGATCGGTAATAAATATAACGAAGCCTCCAAAATGCTTGGACATAGCCTTACAAAATCATTTTTCAAGGTAGATCTACCACTAATTAAAGGGGCTTTTATCAGTGGATTTATTTTAACATTTGTGGAGATATGCAAAGAGCTTCCACTCGTTTTATTATTGCGGCCATTTAACTTTGAAACATTATCTACAAAGGCGTATCAATATGCAAACGATGAACAAATTTACGAAGCTGCAATTCCCTCACTGATGATTATCATGATTAGTATGCTATCAGTAATTGTATTTCAGTTTATCGGAAAGAAGGTGAAGAAGTAA
- a CDS encoding Fe(3+) ABC transporter substrate-binding protein, with amino-acid sequence MVHKKLFSFILFLLLAFTLVGCGTENESPTPENKTATEKTENADEKATDQVVNIYTARHYEADDKVFENFTNETGIKVNVVKGKAEELIERLKREGESTEADLFITVDGGVLANAKQNNVLQPVSSDVIEQNVPAQFRDIDNNWIGMATRARVIVYAKDRVNPEEISSYEDLTDEKWKDKLLIRSSTSLYNQSLLASFIELNGEEKAAEWAKGVVSNFARDPEGGDRDQAKAIAAGTGDVAVMNTYYVGLLANSEDPEEVKVADGLGIIFPNQETTGTHVNISGIGLTKHSKNKENAIKLIEYVTSVEAQEFLSANNFEFPVNPDAKKPELLESWGEFKMQELNFDTLGAHNKKALELFNEAGWK; translated from the coding sequence ATGGTACATAAGAAATTATTTAGCTTTATTTTATTCTTATTATTAGCATTTACCTTAGTTGGTTGCGGTACAGAAAATGAAAGTCCAACACCAGAAAATAAAACAGCAACAGAAAAAACAGAAAATGCTGATGAGAAAGCAACTGATCAAGTTGTCAATATCTACACAGCTAGACATTACGAAGCAGATGATAAGGTATTTGAAAACTTTACAAACGAAACAGGAATTAAAGTAAATGTTGTAAAAGGTAAAGCAGAAGAGCTTATTGAACGTTTAAAGCGTGAAGGTGAAAGTACGGAAGCAGACTTATTTATTACGGTTGATGGCGGCGTTCTTGCAAACGCAAAGCAAAATAACGTTCTTCAACCCGTATCTTCAGATGTAATTGAACAAAACGTTCCAGCACAGTTTCGTGACATTGACAACAACTGGATCGGTATGGCAACTAGAGCTCGTGTCATTGTATATGCAAAGGACCGTGTAAACCCTGAGGAAATTTCTTCATACGAAGATCTAACTGATGAAAAGTGGAAAGACAAATTGTTGATTCGCTCTTCAACAAGCTTATATAACCAATCATTACTTGCATCTTTCATTGAATTAAATGGTGAAGAAAAAGCAGCAGAATGGGCAAAAGGTGTAGTTAGTAATTTTGCACGAGATCCAGAAGGCGGAGATCGTGATCAGGCAAAAGCAATTGCGGCTGGAACTGGTGATGTTGCCGTGATGAATACGTATTATGTTGGGTTACTTGCTAACTCAGAAGATCCAGAAGAAGTTAAAGTTGCAGATGGACTAGGGATTATCTTCCCCAACCAAGAAACAACTGGAACGCACGTTAATATTAGTGGTATCGGTTTAACGAAACATAGTAAAAATAAAGAAAATGCGATTAAACTAATTGAGTATGTAACAAGTGTTGAAGCACAAGAGTTTCTTTCTGCGAATAACTTTGAATTCCCGGTTAATCCAGACGCTAAAAAACCTGAATTACTTGAGTCATGGGGAGAATTTAAAATGCAAGAACTTAATTTCGATACATTAGGTGCACATAACAAAAAAGCATTAGAACTATTTAATGAAGCTGGTTGGAAGTAA